The DNA region AAACGACAGGTGGTCTTTTTTGTTTGGCGGTCTATAAAAATGTTTTACTAATAAAACACTCGCCCAACAAATAAAACAAGTGTTGGGTTTATGTCAATATTTTTTTACTAATTTAAATGAATGGGTGAACCCACCCGTTCACTAAAATCGGTCGGGCCACCAAACGTGTGGATGACCGAGTGGAAAGAGGGCTTCCAGTACAGGAATAATTTCCTCAGTTACCGAAATATCGGGTTCAATGGCAAGATCTTCAATGCTTCGCCGCCCCATCATCAGTTGGATCAGCTTGTCCTGCGGCGTCTCAAGGTGGAAGGTGTTAGCCCGGCTGTTGGTGTGTGCAACGCAGCCCCGATCAATTTCCAAACAATCCTGTCCCAGATCTGTCGAGATTAGAATCTCTCCACGCCACTGTGAGAGATGGGCAGAGCGCCGAAGACGAAATACCCAATCACCTCACCGGCTTCGCTCAGGACAACAAAAGGGTCAGCGACAACCCCAAAGTCACCCGTCGTCGCGAATTCTTTCCAACCGATTTCTTTTTTTAACAGCGTCCCTGTTCGTTCAGCGTTGTTTACTGCGTAGAGATCCAATATTTTCGGCGCGTCCTCTGTCTCAAATTTTCGGATCTGATATGTAGATGTAGCTGCTTGCACTTCTTCTGTATCAAATTCCACGTATGTTTCCGGCAGAACTGTCGCATAGCCAAATTTATAGTAGAAGTTTGGAATACCAAAGAGCATGGAGACATCGAATCCGTTCTCGGTCATGTACGCCATGGTATGCTCCATGACGCGCCGAGAGTATCCCTTGTTGCGATGTTCCTCCTTCGTGCCGACCCCGCAGATGCCACCCATCTTGAGTTGTGCAGACCCGAATCGCATGTGGTATTCACGGAGCCCGACTGAGCTCACTTTTTCCTCGTCTTCAGTTGAAAGCCAGAATGCCCAGTTTTTTAAAGCCGGTCGAGACACCCTATGCGTAATATCATAGCGGTCAATTTTCATCGAAACACCTCTATTGCTGCAACTGTTATTCTCACACATTACATTTCTCGGTTTTGCATCGCCACGAAGTGGCGTTCCACCCGGCCTGTCGCCAGCATCGTACCGATGAGCAGTAACCATAGAACGAAGGCTGGACCACTGAAATGATGCAGGCTGATCGTTGCGTCTGTCCATATAAATTGCATAGCGATGCCGATAACCGCAGATGCGGGTGCGACATATCTGAGCTGACCGCCGACCTTCCACTGGTACCGCGCCGCGAGGATGAGCGCCAATCCAGCTGCCGAGAAACCGATTTTGCCGGTGAACCATCGAAGGTATTCGGTCG from Gemmatimonadota bacterium includes:
- a CDS encoding sterol carrier protein domain-containing protein translates to MEIDRGCVAHTNSRANTFHLETPQDKLIQLMMGRRSIEDLAIEPDISVTEEIIPVLEALFPLGHPHVWWPDRF
- a CDS encoding GNAT family N-acetyltransferase translates to MKIDRYDITHRVSRPALKNWAFWLSTEDEEKVSSVGLREYHMRFGSAQLKMGGICGVGTKEEHRNKGYSRRVMEHTMAYMTENGFDVSMLFGIPNFYYKFGYATVLPETYVEFDTEEVQAATSTYQIRKFETEDAPKILDLYAVNNAERTGTLLKKEIGWKEFATTGDFGVVADPFVVLSEAGEVIGYFVFGALPISHSGVERF